From the genome of Novosphingobium sp. TH158, one region includes:
- the pyrE gene encoding orotate phosphoribosyltransferase, which translates to MQDEEVLAEFRASKALLEGHFLLSSGRHSAHYLQCARVLMDPERAGRLAVALAAKLPRELRKQIAKVISPAMGGVIIGHEMGRALGVEAMFVERPTGTFELRRGFSVEPGDKVLMVEDVVTTGLSSREAIKAIEEAGGEVIAAAALVDRSAGSVDLGVPFFPLIALNFPTYAPDELPPELAGTEAVKPGSRAKP; encoded by the coding sequence ATGCAAGATGAAGAGGTCCTGGCCGAGTTCCGCGCCAGCAAGGCGTTGCTCGAAGGGCACTTCCTGCTGTCCTCGGGCCGTCACAGCGCACATTACCTTCAGTGCGCGCGCGTATTGATGGATCCCGAGCGGGCCGGCAGGCTGGCCGTTGCACTTGCGGCAAAGCTGCCTCGCGAGCTGCGCAAACAGATCGCCAAGGTGATATCCCCCGCCATGGGCGGCGTGATCATCGGCCACGAGATGGGCCGCGCGCTGGGAGTCGAGGCCATGTTCGTGGAACGGCCCACCGGCACCTTCGAACTGCGCCGCGGCTTCAGCGTGGAGCCGGGCGACAAGGTGCTGATGGTGGAGGACGTGGTCACCACCGGCCTTTCCAGCCGCGAGGCGATCAAGGCCATCGAGGAAGCCGGTGGCGAGGTGATCGCGGCTGCGGCCCTGGTCGACCGGTCGGCCGGCAGCGTCGATCTCGGCGTACCGTTCTTCCCGCTGATCGCGCTCAATTTCCCGACCTATGCTCCTGACGAGCTGCCGCCCGAGCTGGCAGGCACCGAGGCGGTCAAGCCCGGCAGCCGGGCCAAGCCATGA
- a CDS encoding pyridoxine 5'-phosphate synthase: MIVPGRLRLGVNIDHVATIRNARGGDHPDPVRAAEIVAACGGDGITAHLREDRRHIRDEDLARIQAATDLPLNLEMAATDEMLAIALRHKPHAACIVPERREERTTEGGLDAAGQHNRLVPIVGALADAGIRVSLFIAPEVRQLEAAMRLGAPVVEFHTGEYAHAEGEARAVELKRIADMSALAARNGIEPHAGHGLTYENVQPIAAIPQLAELNIGHYLIGEAIFCGLEPAVVKMRELMDAAR; the protein is encoded by the coding sequence GTGATCGTGCCCGGCCGCCTTCGCCTTGGCGTGAACATCGATCACGTCGCCACGATCCGCAATGCGCGGGGCGGCGACCATCCCGATCCCGTGCGCGCGGCAGAGATCGTCGCGGCCTGCGGGGGCGACGGCATCACCGCGCACCTGCGCGAGGACCGGCGCCACATCCGCGACGAGGACCTCGCCCGCATCCAGGCGGCGACCGACCTGCCGCTCAACCTCGAGATGGCGGCGACCGACGAGATGCTGGCCATTGCGCTCCGCCACAAGCCGCACGCCGCCTGCATCGTCCCCGAACGGCGCGAGGAGCGCACGACCGAGGGCGGGCTCGACGCTGCCGGGCAGCACAACCGACTGGTGCCGATCGTCGGCGCGCTGGCTGACGCGGGCATCCGCGTGTCGCTGTTCATTGCGCCGGAAGTGCGCCAGCTCGAAGCCGCGATGCGGCTCGGCGCGCCGGTGGTGGAATTCCACACCGGCGAATATGCCCATGCCGAGGGCGAGGCGCGCGCGGTCGAACTCAAGCGCATTGCCGACATGTCGGCGCTCGCCGCGCGCAATGGCATCGAGCCGCACGCTGGCCATGGCCTGACGTACGAGAACGTACAGCCCATCGCCGCGATCCCGCAGCTCGCCGAACTGAATATCGGCCACTACCTGATCGGCGAGGCCATCTTCTGCGGCTTGGAACCGGCAGTGGTGAAGATGCGCGAGCTGATGGACGCAGCGCGGTGA
- the acpS gene encoding holo-ACP synthase, with translation MIIGMGSDLCNIERIENSLARFGERFELRVFTETERAKANRRPFTKAGTLAKRFAAKEAFSKAVGTGFKAGVFMKDIGVVNAKSGAPTLALTGGAAARLAAITPAGHEAVVHLTLTDDHPWAQAFVVIEARPLA, from the coding sequence ATGATCATCGGCATGGGCTCCGACCTCTGCAATATCGAGCGGATCGAGAACTCGCTCGCCCGTTTTGGCGAGCGTTTCGAACTGCGCGTCTTCACCGAAACCGAACGCGCCAAGGCCAATCGCCGCCCCTTCACCAAGGCCGGCACGCTCGCCAAGCGCTTCGCCGCCAAGGAAGCCTTTTCGAAGGCGGTAGGAACCGGGTTCAAGGCGGGCGTGTTCATGAAGGACATCGGCGTGGTCAACGCCAAGTCCGGCGCGCCGACCCTTGCCCTGACCGGCGGGGCCGCCGCGCGACTTGCGGCGATCACGCCCGCCGGACATGAAGCCGTGGTCCACCTGACGCTGACCGACGATCATCCCTGGGCGCAGGCCTTCGTGGTGATCGAAGCCCGCCCCCTTGCCTGA